CGCCGCCGTGGACCGAATCGATGCTCTGGGCTGGTCCACGATGCAGCGCCTCGGTCGACGCCTGCCCAAACGACTGCAACCCTCCGCCATCGCCCAGACGCCCCCTGGGCTCTCAGATCCACTGATGCAACTGGAACCAGTCCGAGAATTAATTCAGGTGTTGCAGTCATTGCCGGGGTTCAAACCGGAACTTCTGCTCCGACGAATGCCACGTGTGCTGAATGAGCCTGACACCCGCCGTATGGGATTCCAGGTGGCTCAAGGGCTGGCCGAACGTGGAGTTGTCCGCCTGGTGCGGGTCGCCGCTGGAGTTCCTGCCTAAGTTCCTGAGAACACCCTCAGCGTGATGCGTCTCAAGCCCTTCACCCGTTCCTCAATGCTTGCCGTAGCGGCAGGACTAGGACTCGGTTGGAGCAGCGTCATGCAACCTCTGCATGCCGCCACGGATGTGGCCCTTGTGAGTGGTGCCTTCCGCCGCTCAATTCCCGTCAAGGAATTTGAACACCTGGCTGAGACTGGTGAAGCCATCGGACTCTTGGGCGATCTGCTTGAACTCTCCGGGCAAGAGCCTCAGGAGGTGTCGAAAATGCTCAATCAAAGCCTCGAGCTTCCACTGGTGCTCACCAGCCGTTTAATCAACACACGAATCGGTGAAGCCATCCTGCGTCGTGCTTCACGCATCATCTACCCGATCTACACACCAGAACCTGAGGTCAGTGTTCCGGCGATCCGTGCCGGGGTGATCAATGGATTGCAAAGCGAAGAAGGTCTCACCGCGGTGAGCTTTCTCAAGGGCTATCCCAATGCCGTGATGGCGGTGAACCTGCCAGCCCTGTTTGGGGTCATTGAGAAAGCGGAATCAATTGCTGGCCTGGTGCAGTTTTTCTCCGACTCCCCTCTGGACGGGATGAAGGACGCGCAACCCTGACTATTCCCTGAACGGACGCCGCCTAGATTCCGGAAATCCCCCCATCCCAGCCGGTGTCCCTGTTTCAGAACCTCCGT
The Synechococcus sp. PROS-U-1 DNA segment above includes these coding regions:
- a CDS encoding alpha/beta hydrolase — encoded protein: MRLKPFTRSSMLAVAAGLGLGWSSVMQPLHAATDVALVSGAFRRSIPVKEFEHLAETGEAIGLLGDLLELSGQEPQEVSKMLNQSLELPLVLTSRLINTRIGEAILRRASRIIYPIYTPEPEVSVPAIRAGVINGLQSEEGLTAVSFLKGYPNAVMAVNLPALFGVIEKAESIAGLVQFFSDSPLDGMKDAQP